ATTTTTTTAAACTTTTTAGGAAGTTCAGAGGTAATGTAAAGTTTTTTGTTAGTTAGTGGATGGGTAAATGCTAAGGTTTTGGCGTGAAGGTATAGACCTTTTCCTTTTAATAGTTTACCTTCTAAAAAGTAATCTTTATCTCCTAAAATTGGGTTGTGAATAGAAAAGAGATGTTTTCTAAGTTGATGTCTTCTACCAGTAATAGGATTTAGTTTAACGAGATTTAAAAAATCGAAACGTTCTGAAGAAACTGTTTTTTCAACTTTAAAATGAGTGATAGCTTCTTTTTCTTCAAGTGTTTTGTTGATGGTTCCTTCTAATTTCATTTTCCCTATGGTAATAGCAACATAGGTTTTTTGGATGTCTTTATGTTCAAAAAGTTTGTATAAAGCTCTAATGGAACTACTTGTTTTTCCCACTAATAATAAGCCACTTGTAGGATAATCTAATCTATGAATGGGGGTGGGACGAACAGCATCTTCTAAGGTACTTTTTTGAAGGTTTTGTGGAAGTGCGTTATAAATAGTCACAAAGGTATTTCCGCTAACTAAAACACCGGGAGGTTTTTCTATAATGGCCAAATAATCATCTTCAAAAACAACTTTTAAAGGAAGCTTAAGTTTTTGAATTGATTTGGGAAGTTCAGTTGTTTGAAATAGTTCAATAGTTTCTTTTCCTTTAATAAACAGGGCAGTTGTTGCTATTTTACCGTTAACTCTAACTAAATTCTTTTTAATGGCTTTTTTAAAGCCAGATTTACTGGGTAATGTTTTAAAAATACCTACTCCATACTCTTGTAATCGAATAGGGCTATCAAGCTTGGGAACGATATGAGTTTCAATTAACTTTACTTCTTTCAATATCAATATCTATGTATTAGCATTAAAATCCTACTGCCTTATCATCTCCACGTGGATCTGCTCCTCCTTCTAATTTTCCATTAGGTAGAATTAAAATTCCTTCAACTTTACCAATTACAGGAGAATTGGTTTCGTCTAATTCATACCCGATAGTTTTGAGTTGGTCTTTTACTTTAGGATCAAAACTATTAGGTTCCATTCGTATGACATCGGGTAACCATTGATGATGAAATCTTGGTTGGTTTATAGCTTCTTGCATTCCCATATTATATTCGTGAACATTCAAAATAGTTTGTAAAACAGAGGTGATAATAGTAGAACCTCCCGGAGTACCAACAACCATATACAACTTGCCTTCTTTTTCAACAATTGTAGGAGTCATAGAACTTAGCATGCGTTTTTCTGGAGCAATTTTATTAGCTTCAGCTCCAATAAGTCCAAACATATTTGGTTCACCTGGTTTACTGCTAAAATCATCCATTTCGTTATTTAGAAAGAATCCTAATTCAGAGCAATATAGTTTTGAACCATAAGCTCCATTAATAGTTGTTGTTACCGATACTGCATTTCCATATTGATCAACAATGGAATAGTGGGTGGTTTCATCACTTTCTACCATTTCAATATTTCCATGAGATACCTCTGAAGATTTCGTTGGTTTTTCAAAAGAAAAGTTATCCATACGTTTTTTTGTATACTCTTTTGAAATTAATTCTTTTACTGGGATTTTAACAAAATCAGGGTCACCTAAAAAGAAACTTCTATCTGCGTATGCTCTTCGTTCTGCTTCAGTAATTACTTGTATCGATTTTGCCGTGTTATGTCCAAACTTATCTAATTCATAAGGTTCAAGAGCATTCATAATTTGAGCAAGGCAAATTCCACCACTTGAGGGAGGTGACATGGAAATAACTCTTAAGTTATCGTATTGGAAGGTGATTGGAGTTCTCCATTTTGCTTCGTACTTGGCTAAATCTTCTTCTGTTACATATCCGCCATTTTCTTGTAAAAACTGAGCGAGCTTTTTAGCAGTTTCACCTTTGTAAAACTCATCTCTACCGTTTTGCTGAATTCGCGTTAAGGTTTTAGCAAGTGCCACATATTTAATAGTG
The sequence above is a segment of the Tenacibaculum sp. 190130A14a genome. Coding sequences within it:
- the ggt gene encoding gamma-glutamyltransferase is translated as MKKLTILFLFTLFTISCKKEVKGLIVEKAMVVSAREEASKIGVAILEKGGNAFDAMAATELALAVAYPYAGNIGGGGFMIYRKNDGEIGALDYREKAPLAAHKDMYLDSLGNVIKNKSTLGATAVGVPGTIAGVFASHKRFGKLPIEEIIQPVIELAYKGVVVTKKQEKRIQKYQPNFPKANKNKILFDKKWKAGDTIKYVALAKTLTRIQQNGRDEFYKGETAKKLAQFLQENGGYVTEEDLAKYEAKWRTPITFQYDNLRVISMSPPSSGGICLAQIMNALEPYELDKFGHNTAKSIQVITEAERRAYADRSFFLGDPDFVKIPVKELISKEYTKKRMDNFSFEKPTKSSEVSHGNIEMVESDETTHYSIVDQYGNAVSVTTTINGAYGSKLYCSELGFFLNNEMDDFSSKPGEPNMFGLIGAEANKIAPEKRMLSSMTPTIVEKEGKLYMVVGTPGGSTIITSVLQTILNVHEYNMGMQEAINQPRFHHQWLPDVIRMEPNSFDPKVKDQLKTIGYELDETNSPVIGKVEGILILPNGKLEGGADPRGDDKAVGF
- a CDS encoding RluA family pseudouridine synthase; amino-acid sequence: MKEVKLIETHIVPKLDSPIRLQEYGVGIFKTLPSKSGFKKAIKKNLVRVNGKIATTALFIKGKETIELFQTTELPKSIQKLKLPLKVVFEDDYLAIIEKPPGVLVSGNTFVTIYNALPQNLQKSTLEDAVRPTPIHRLDYPTSGLLLVGKTSSSIRALYKLFEHKDIQKTYVAITIGKMKLEGTINKTLEEKEAITHFKVEKTVSSERFDFLNLVKLNPITGRRHQLRKHLFSIHNPILGDKDYFLEGKLLKGKGLYLHAKTLAFTHPLTNKKLYITSELPKKFKKIFPEF